The genome window GCGACGCCAGGCGCAAGGCCTCCGCGAGGTACGCCGGGTACTCGGCTTTCGCCGCATCGAGGAAGATGAGGTCGTACGGCGGCGAGAGCGTGGGGAGGACCAAGAGCGCCGCGCCGCGAAGCACGCGGACGCGCGCCTCGAGGCCCTCCTTGCGAACGTTCGCTTCGGCCACGGCGGCCGTGGCGGCGTCGATCTCGATCGTCTCGAGCGCTCCCTCGGGGTCCATGCCGCGGGCGATCCACAGCGCGCCGTAGGCGTGCAGGCATCCGATCTCGAGCGCGCGGCGCGCCGGGCGGACGGCCGCGAGCGCGCGAAGCGCCGACCCCGTGTCCGGCCCGATGCAGGGAAGCCCCTCGCCCTCGCAGGCTTCGCGGATGCGGCGCATGCCGGGCGTCTCGGCGTGCGGGAGCGAGAAAAGGTAGTCCTGGACGCGGGGCGACACGTGCGTCTCATGGAGCGACATGGGCGCCTCGTTTCCTGCAGGCCATCCCCAACCGTGAAGCTTTTCTAGCCGACGACCCGTCCCCGCCCGTCCATGTCGCTTCTGGCCTGCCCCATCGACTTCCGGTACGGTCGCGAGGCCATGCGGCGCATCTTCTCCGAGGAAGGCCGGCTCGCGCGCTTCCTCGCCGTGGAGGCGGCGCTTGCCGCCGCGCACGCAAGCGTCGGAAACGTTCCGCCGGACGCCGCGCGCGAGATCGCGCGCAAGGCCACGACGCAGCACGTCACGGTCGCGCGCGTGAAGGAGATCGAGGCGACGATCCGGCACGACCTCATGGCCGTCGTGCGGGC of Candidatus Thermoplasmatota archaeon contains these proteins:
- a CDS encoding O-methyltransferase, which gives rise to MSLHETHVSPRVQDYLFSLPHAETPGMRRIREACEGEGLPCIGPDTGSALRALAAVRPARRALEIGCLHAYGALWIARGMDPEGALETIEIDAATAAVAEANVRKEGLEARVRVLRGAALLVLPTLSPPYDLIFLDAAKAEYPAYLAEALRLASRGTIIAADNVLWQGRVMDASARDADTEGIRAFTERIFAHPRLVSAIVPVGDGLSVSVVR